The Amycolatopsis mongoliensis genome includes a window with the following:
- the treS gene encoding maltose alpha-D-glucosyltransferase encodes MAEEARPDAALGLEGVPHTGEAMTADGMLVEPQAGDFRSAQQAPSNPEWFKGAVFYEVLVRAFADSNGDGTGDLRGLAGRLDYLAWLGIDCLWLPPFYASPLRDGGYDISDFRAVLPEFGSVEDFVFLLNEAHRRGIRVITDLVLNHTSDAHPWFQQSRHDPDGPYGDYYVWSDDDSRYADARIIFVDTETSNWTYDPVRGQFYWHRFFSHQPDLNFENVDVQNAMIDTLRFWLDLGIDGFRLDAVPYLFEQEGTNCENLPRTHEFLKRCRKVVDDEYPGRILLAEANQWPSDVVEYFGDPAVGGDECHMAFHFPLMPRIFMAVRRESRFPISEIMTQTPEIPSGSQWGIFLRNHDELTLEMVTDDERDYMYAEYAKDPRMKANIGIRRRLAPLLDNDRNQQELFTAMLLSLPGSPVLYYGDEIGMGDNIWLGDRDAVRTPMQWTPDRNAGFSSCDPGRIYLPVIMDPVYGYQGLNVEAQSNNASSLLNWTRRMIEVRKEHHAFAEGEFVDLGGSNPSVLAYKRQWRRPDGGEDVVLCVNNLSRFPQPVELDLSAHRGCTPVELTGGVRFPSIGDLSYLLTLPGHGFYWFQLTIPGDEGEAR; translated from the coding sequence ATGGCGGAGGAGGCCCGCCCCGACGCGGCGCTCGGGCTGGAAGGCGTGCCGCACACCGGTGAGGCGATGACCGCCGACGGCATGCTCGTGGAGCCCCAGGCCGGCGACTTCCGCTCGGCGCAGCAGGCGCCGAGCAACCCGGAGTGGTTCAAGGGCGCGGTGTTCTACGAGGTGCTGGTGCGCGCCTTCGCCGACTCGAACGGCGACGGCACCGGCGACCTGCGCGGCCTGGCCGGCCGGCTGGACTACCTGGCCTGGCTCGGCATCGACTGCCTCTGGCTGCCGCCGTTCTACGCGTCTCCGCTGCGCGACGGCGGGTACGACATCAGCGACTTCCGTGCGGTGCTGCCGGAGTTCGGCAGCGTCGAGGACTTCGTGTTCCTGCTGAACGAGGCGCACCGGCGCGGCATCCGGGTGATCACCGACCTGGTGCTCAACCACACCTCGGACGCGCACCCGTGGTTCCAGCAGTCCCGCCACGATCCCGACGGTCCGTACGGCGACTACTACGTGTGGAGCGACGACGACTCCCGCTACGCCGACGCGCGGATCATCTTCGTCGACACCGAGACGTCGAACTGGACCTACGACCCGGTGCGCGGTCAGTTCTACTGGCACCGGTTCTTCTCCCACCAGCCCGACCTGAACTTCGAAAACGTCGACGTCCAGAACGCGATGATCGACACCCTGCGGTTCTGGCTGGACCTGGGCATCGACGGGTTCCGGCTGGACGCCGTGCCGTACCTGTTCGAGCAGGAGGGCACCAACTGCGAGAACCTGCCGCGCACGCACGAGTTCCTCAAGCGCTGCCGCAAGGTCGTCGACGACGAGTACCCCGGGCGGATCCTGCTCGCCGAGGCCAACCAGTGGCCCTCGGACGTCGTCGAATACTTCGGCGACCCGGCGGTGGGCGGCGACGAGTGCCACATGGCGTTCCACTTCCCGCTGATGCCGCGGATCTTCATGGCGGTGCGGCGGGAGTCGCGGTTCCCGATCTCGGAGATCATGACGCAGACGCCGGAGATCCCCAGCGGCAGCCAGTGGGGCATCTTCCTGCGCAACCACGACGAGCTGACCCTCGAGATGGTCACCGACGACGAGCGCGACTACATGTACGCGGAGTACGCCAAGGACCCGCGCATGAAGGCCAACATCGGCATCCGCCGGAGGCTGGCCCCGCTGCTGGACAACGACCGCAACCAGCAGGAGCTCTTCACCGCGATGCTGCTGTCCCTGCCGGGCTCGCCCGTTCTGTACTACGGTGACGAGATCGGCATGGGAGACAACATCTGGCTCGGAGACCGCGACGCGGTGCGCACCCCCATGCAGTGGACCCCGGACCGCAACGCCGGGTTCTCCTCCTGCGACCCGGGCCGGATCTACCTGCCGGTGATCATGGACCCGGTGTACGGCTACCAGGGCCTGAACGTCGAGGCGCAGTCGAACAACGCGTCCTCGCTGCTGAACTGGACCCGGCGGATGATCGAGGTGCGCAAGGAGCACCACGCGTTCGCCGAAGGCGAGTTCGTCGACCTCGGCGGCTCGAACCCGAGCGTGCTGGCTTACAAGCGCCAGTGGCGGCGCCCGGACGGCGGCGAAGACGTCGTGCTCTGCGTGAACAACCTCTCCCGGTTCCCGCAGCCGGTGGAGCTGGATCTGTCCGCGCACCGCGGGTGCACGCCGGTGGAGCTCACCGGTGGCGTGCGGTTCCCCAGCATCGGGGACCTGTCGTACCTGCTGACGCTGCCCGGGCACGGCTTCTACTGGTTCCAGCTGACGATCCCGGGAGACGAAGGCGAAGCGAGGTGA
- a CDS encoding maltokinase N-terminal cap-like domain-containing protein → MSDPRELVDDLTGDLMGWLPEQRWFAGKDRPVTGVRPLGVTELVEGDPQLLHVVVEVAQGDRREPYQLLVGRRTHPPEISSGSWIGAVGALNAYEASGDLDLTGVLLDLMAREERVGALAFAHEPGVELETGLRARPITSEQSNTSLVYSGQYILKLFRKLTPGTNKDLLLHRALQAVGSKHIAQPLGSITGELDGKPTTVGMLQHFVPDAVDGWAMATTSVRDLMAAPELHAEEVGGDFAGEAERLGRAVAEVHADLAQALGTEAVDADELERTTKAMAARLDAVAGRVPELAPYAPALRTAFEKLRTLSADSVTMQYIHGDLHLGQVLRTVTGWLLIDFEGEPAAPVEERHALRSPLRDVAGMLRSFDYAAQQMLVGQPDEPALAQRAMEWSQRNRAAFCEGYAAVAADPRDQGELLRAFELDKAVYEVGYEHANRPDWLGVPLASIARITDGEG, encoded by the coding sequence TTGTCCGACCCGCGTGAGCTGGTCGACGACCTGACCGGCGACCTGATGGGCTGGCTGCCCGAGCAGCGCTGGTTCGCCGGAAAGGACCGGCCGGTGACCGGCGTCCGGCCACTCGGCGTGACCGAGCTGGTCGAAGGCGATCCGCAGCTGCTGCACGTGGTCGTCGAGGTCGCCCAGGGCGATCGGCGGGAGCCCTACCAGCTGCTCGTGGGCCGGCGGACGCACCCGCCGGAGATCTCGTCGGGCAGCTGGATCGGCGCCGTCGGTGCCCTCAACGCGTACGAGGCATCCGGGGACCTGGACCTCACCGGCGTGCTGCTGGACCTGATGGCCCGCGAGGAGCGGGTGGGTGCGCTCGCGTTCGCGCACGAACCGGGCGTGGAACTGGAGACCGGGCTACGGGCGCGGCCGATCACGTCGGAGCAGAGCAACACCTCCCTGGTCTACAGCGGGCAGTACATCCTCAAGCTGTTCCGGAAGCTGACGCCGGGAACGAACAAGGACCTGCTCCTGCACCGCGCGCTGCAGGCGGTCGGCAGCAAGCACATCGCGCAGCCGCTCGGCTCGATCACCGGCGAGCTGGACGGGAAGCCGACCACGGTGGGCATGCTCCAGCACTTCGTCCCCGACGCGGTCGACGGCTGGGCCATGGCCACCACCAGCGTCCGCGACCTGATGGCCGCGCCGGAGCTGCACGCCGAGGAAGTCGGCGGCGACTTCGCCGGCGAGGCCGAGCGACTCGGGCGCGCCGTCGCCGAGGTGCACGCGGACCTGGCCCAGGCGCTCGGCACGGAGGCGGTGGACGCCGACGAGCTCGAACGCACGACGAAGGCGATGGCCGCCCGGCTCGACGCGGTCGCCGGGCGGGTGCCGGAGCTGGCCCCGTACGCGCCGGCACTGCGGACGGCGTTCGAGAAGCTGCGCACGCTGTCCGCCGACTCCGTGACCATGCAGTACATCCACGGCGACCTGCACCTCGGTCAGGTGCTGCGGACGGTCACCGGCTGGCTGCTGATCGACTTCGAGGGCGAGCCGGCGGCCCCGGTGGAGGAGCGCCACGCGCTGCGGTCGCCGTTGCGCGACGTGGCGGGCATGCTGAGGTCGTTCGACTACGCGGCCCAGCAGATGCTGGTCGGGCAGCCGGACGAACCGGCGCTGGCCCAGCGGGCCATGGAGTGGTCGCAGCGCAACCGGGCGGCGTTCTGCGAGGGCTACGCCGCGGTGGCGGCCGACCCGCGTGACCAGGGCGAGCTGCTGCGCGCCTTCGAACTGGACAAGGCGGTCTACGAAGTGGGTTACGAGCACGCGAACCGGCCCGACTGGCTGGGCGTGCCGCTCGCCTCGATCGCCCGGATCACCGATGGAGAGGGATGA
- the glgB gene encoding 1,4-alpha-glucan branching protein GlgB, whose product MNAVPEGLPAAAPPAADIDRLLAGSHHDPHSVLGVHAVGKGFVARALLPGAKAVALRTGEDRHPMEPVIDALFAVAVPENPGDYRLEIDYDGHSVTADDPYRWLPTVGELDLHLIGEGRHERLWEALGAHVRSYETPGGVVEGTSFAVWAPNARGIRVIGDFNGWDGRGHAMRSLGSSGVWELFVPGVGAGSCYKFRILGADGNWHEKADPMAFGTEQPPATASVVTTSGHLWADDVWVAQREATEWSAAPMSVYEVHLGSWRPGLDYRELADQLGDYVLETGFTHVELLPVSEHPFGGSWGYQVTSYYAPTSRFGSPDDFRYFVDRLHQRGIGVLVDWVPAHFPRDSWALAKFDGTALYEHADPRRGEQPDWGTLVFDFGRNEVRNFLVANALYWIEEFHLDGLRVDAVASMLYLDYSRKEGEWLPNQYGGRENLDAVKFLQELNATVYKRHPGVVMVAEESTAWPGVTRPTHLGGLGFGFKWNMGWMHDTLRYLSHEPIHRAYHHNEMTFSLVYAWSENFVLPLSHDEVVHGKGSLWGRMPGDAWNKAAGLRSLLAFMWAHPGKQLLFMGGEFGQPAEWSEQRSLDWHLLDEPLHRGVQDLLRSLNSVYKSTPALFSQDTSPDGFRWIDANDSSGNVLSFLRIGVDGSRLACVANFAGVPHHDYRVGLPSAGRWREVVNTDAEAYGGSGVGNLGVVEATEEPWHGQPASAILQLPPAGVLWLTEETPEPPDLLP is encoded by the coding sequence GTGAACGCGGTTCCGGAAGGCCTCCCGGCCGCGGCCCCGCCGGCCGCGGACATCGACCGGCTGCTCGCCGGTTCGCACCACGACCCGCACTCGGTGCTGGGCGTGCACGCGGTGGGCAAGGGCTTCGTGGCCCGGGCGCTGCTGCCCGGCGCCAAGGCCGTCGCCCTGCGCACCGGCGAGGACCGGCACCCGATGGAGCCGGTCATCGACGCCCTGTTCGCCGTCGCGGTGCCGGAGAACCCGGGCGACTACCGCCTGGAGATCGACTACGACGGGCACTCCGTCACCGCCGACGACCCGTACCGCTGGCTGCCCACGGTCGGCGAGCTGGACCTGCACCTGATCGGTGAGGGCCGGCACGAGCGGCTGTGGGAGGCGCTCGGCGCGCACGTCCGGAGCTACGAGACGCCGGGCGGCGTCGTCGAGGGGACGTCGTTCGCGGTCTGGGCGCCGAACGCCCGCGGCATCCGCGTGATCGGCGACTTCAACGGCTGGGACGGGCGCGGGCACGCGATGCGCTCGCTCGGCTCGTCGGGCGTCTGGGAGCTGTTCGTGCCGGGGGTCGGCGCCGGCTCCTGCTACAAGTTCCGGATCCTCGGTGCCGACGGGAACTGGCACGAGAAGGCCGACCCGATGGCGTTCGGCACCGAGCAGCCGCCCGCGACGGCGTCGGTCGTCACGACCTCCGGGCACCTGTGGGCCGACGACGTGTGGGTCGCCCAGCGTGAGGCGACCGAGTGGTCCGCGGCGCCGATGAGCGTCTACGAGGTCCACCTCGGCTCGTGGCGGCCCGGGCTGGACTACCGGGAGCTGGCCGACCAGCTCGGCGACTACGTCCTCGAGACCGGCTTCACGCACGTGGAGCTGCTGCCGGTGTCGGAGCACCCGTTCGGCGGCTCGTGGGGCTACCAGGTGACGTCGTACTACGCGCCGACGTCCCGTTTCGGCTCCCCGGACGACTTCCGCTACTTCGTCGACCGCCTGCACCAGCGGGGGATCGGTGTGCTCGTGGACTGGGTGCCGGCGCACTTCCCGCGGGACAGCTGGGCGCTGGCCAAGTTCGACGGCACCGCGCTGTACGAGCACGCGGACCCGCGCCGCGGCGAGCAGCCCGACTGGGGCACGCTCGTGTTCGACTTCGGCCGCAACGAGGTCCGCAACTTCCTCGTCGCCAACGCGCTGTACTGGATCGAGGAGTTCCACCTCGACGGCCTGCGCGTCGACGCCGTCGCCTCGATGCTCTACCTCGACTACTCCCGCAAGGAAGGGGAGTGGCTGCCGAACCAGTACGGCGGCCGCGAGAACCTCGACGCGGTGAAGTTCCTGCAGGAGCTGAACGCGACCGTCTACAAGCGACACCCGGGCGTCGTGATGGTGGCCGAGGAGTCGACGGCGTGGCCGGGCGTGACGCGCCCGACGCACCTGGGCGGCCTCGGGTTCGGGTTCAAGTGGAACATGGGCTGGATGCACGACACGCTCCGGTACCTGTCCCACGAGCCGATCCACCGCGCCTACCACCACAACGAGATGACGTTCTCGCTCGTGTACGCGTGGAGCGAGAACTTCGTGCTGCCGCTTTCGCACGACGAAGTGGTGCACGGCAAGGGATCCCTGTGGGGACGCATGCCGGGCGACGCCTGGAACAAGGCGGCCGGGCTGCGCTCGCTGCTGGCGTTCATGTGGGCGCACCCGGGCAAGCAGCTGCTGTTCATGGGCGGCGAGTTCGGCCAGCCCGCGGAGTGGTCGGAGCAGCGGTCGCTGGACTGGCACCTGCTGGACGAGCCGCTGCACCGCGGGGTGCAGGACCTGCTGCGGTCGCTGAACTCGGTGTACAAGTCGACTCCGGCGCTGTTCAGTCAGGACACGTCGCCGGACGGCTTCCGCTGGATCGACGCCAACGACTCGAGCGGCAACGTGCTGAGCTTCCTGCGCATCGGGGTCGACGGTTCGCGGCTGGCCTGCGTCGCGAACTTCGCCGGTGTGCCGCACCACGACTACCGCGTCGGCCTGCCTTCGGCGGGCCGCTGGCGCGAAGTGGTCAACACGGACGCGGAGGCGTACGGCGGTTCGGGCGTCGGGAACCTGGGCGTGGTGGAGGCGACGGAGGAGCCGTGGCACGGCCAGCCGGCCTCGGCGATCCTCCAGCTCCCGCCGGCAGGCGTCCTGTGGCTGACCGAAGAGACCCCGGAGCCCCCGGACCTCCTCCCGTGA
- a CDS encoding RNA polymerase sigma factor: MAAARTATRGGTKTATAAGEPAEEAATGTAKPAARKTTTAKKAPAKKAPAKKPATKGAKTEDGDPDGPGEIDEAELDTPDLSDLEEVEVDVVDETVNDEPDADSADDDDDDDESDEETPAQRRRGAAADKAAAKSSDNPDFVWDEEESEALRQARKDAELTASADSVRAYLKQIGKVALLNAEEEVELAKRIEAGLYAAERVRTAEEEGEKLVTQMRRDLKWIVRDGERAKNHLLEANLRLVVSLAKRYTGRGMAFLDLIQEGNLGLIRAVEKFDYTKGYKFSTYATWWIRQAITRAMADQARTIRIPVHMVEVINKLGRIQRELLQDLGREPTPEELAKEMDISPEKVLEIQQYAREPISLDQTIGDEGDSQLGDFIEDSEAVVAVDAVSFTLLQDQLQSVLQTLSEREAGVVRLRFGLTDGQPRTLDEIGQVYGVTRERIRQIESKTMSKLRHPSRSQVLRDYLD, translated from the coding sequence GTGGCAGCCGCAAGAACCGCAACCCGAGGCGGGACGAAGACCGCGACCGCAGCCGGCGAGCCGGCCGAAGAGGCAGCCACCGGGACGGCGAAGCCGGCGGCCCGCAAGACCACCACCGCCAAGAAGGCTCCGGCCAAGAAGGCTCCGGCGAAGAAGCCCGCGACCAAGGGCGCGAAGACCGAAGACGGCGATCCGGACGGTCCCGGTGAGATCGACGAAGCCGAACTCGACACGCCCGACCTGTCGGACCTGGAAGAGGTCGAGGTCGACGTCGTCGACGAAACGGTCAACGACGAACCGGACGCCGACTCGGCCGACGACGACGATGACGACGACGAGTCGGACGAGGAGACCCCGGCGCAGCGCCGCCGTGGTGCCGCCGCCGACAAGGCCGCCGCCAAGAGCTCCGACAACCCGGACTTCGTCTGGGACGAGGAGGAGTCCGAGGCGCTGCGTCAGGCGCGCAAGGACGCCGAGCTCACCGCGTCCGCCGACTCGGTCCGCGCCTACCTCAAGCAGATCGGCAAGGTCGCGCTGCTGAACGCGGAGGAGGAGGTGGAGCTGGCCAAGCGGATCGAGGCCGGGCTCTACGCCGCCGAGCGCGTGCGCACCGCCGAGGAGGAGGGCGAGAAGCTCGTCACCCAGATGCGCCGCGATCTCAAGTGGATCGTGCGTGACGGCGAGCGCGCCAAGAACCACCTGCTGGAGGCGAACCTCCGGCTCGTGGTGTCGCTGGCCAAGCGCTACACCGGCCGCGGCATGGCGTTCCTGGACCTGATCCAGGAGGGCAACCTCGGCCTGATCCGCGCGGTGGAGAAGTTCGACTACACCAAGGGCTACAAGTTCTCGACGTACGCCACGTGGTGGATCCGCCAGGCGATCACCCGCGCGATGGCCGACCAGGCCCGCACCATCCGCATCCCGGTGCACATGGTCGAGGTCATCAACAAGCTCGGCCGCATACAGCGTGAACTGCTCCAGGACCTCGGCCGTGAGCCGACCCCGGAAGAGCTCGCCAAGGAAATGGACATCTCCCCGGAGAAGGTCCTGGAGATCCAGCAGTACGCGCGTGAGCCGATCTCGCTCGACCAGACGATCGGCGACGAGGGCGACTCGCAGCTCGGTGACTTCATCGAGGACTCCGAAGCGGTCGTCGCGGTGGACGCAGTGTCGTTCACGCTGCTGCAGGACCAGCTCCAGTCGGTGCTGCAGACGCTGTCCGAGCGCGAGGCGGGCGTGGTCCGGCTGCGCTTCGGCCTCACGGACGGCCAGCCGCGCACGCTCGACGAGATCGGCCAGGTGTACGGGGTGACCCGCGAGCGCATCCGGCAGATCGAGTCGAAGACGATGTCGAAGCTGCGCCACCCGTCGCGGTCCCAGGTCCTGCGCGACTACCTGGACTGA
- the ppgK gene encoding polyphosphate--glucose phosphotransferase, translating into MVEATRRGFGIDIGGSGIKGALVDLDKGQLIGDRIRIETPKPSTPSAVADVVHEIVTEAGWDGPVGVTLPAVVKKGVAHTAANIDKQWIGTDADALFAKRLGRGVDQVAMLNDADAAGIAEIRFGDPVARTGVTALLTFGTGIGSAVFQDGKLVPNTEFGHLEIDGHDAEKRAAASVKDNEGLSYPEWSKRVHRYLTVLENLIWPDLFIVGGGVSKKAEKWVPLLDIRTPVLVATLQNNAGIVGAAAAASEGIQH; encoded by the coding sequence GTGGTGGAGGCGACCCGCCGAGGTTTCGGCATCGACATCGGCGGCAGCGGGATCAAGGGCGCCTTGGTCGACCTGGACAAGGGGCAGCTCATCGGCGACCGGATCCGGATCGAGACGCCGAAGCCGTCCACGCCGTCGGCGGTGGCGGACGTCGTGCACGAGATCGTCACGGAAGCGGGCTGGGACGGGCCGGTCGGCGTGACGCTCCCGGCGGTCGTCAAGAAGGGCGTCGCGCACACCGCGGCCAACATCGACAAGCAGTGGATCGGCACCGACGCCGACGCCCTCTTCGCCAAGCGCCTCGGCCGCGGCGTCGACCAGGTTGCGATGCTCAACGACGCCGACGCCGCGGGCATCGCGGAGATCCGCTTCGGCGACCCGGTCGCGCGCACGGGCGTCACCGCCCTGCTCACCTTCGGCACCGGCATCGGCAGCGCGGTGTTCCAGGACGGCAAGCTCGTCCCGAACACCGAGTTCGGCCACCTCGAGATCGACGGCCACGACGCCGAGAAGCGTGCGGCCGCGTCGGTGAAGGACAACGAGGGCCTCTCGTACCCCGAATGGTCCAAGCGCGTGCACCGTTATCTGACCGTGCTCGAAAACCTGATCTGGCCCGATCTGTTCATCGTCGGCGGCGGGGTCAGCAAGAAGGCCGAGAAATGGGTGCCGCTGCTGGACATCCGCACCCCGGTCCTGGTGGCCACGCTGCAGAACAACGCCGGGATCGTGGGTGCCGCGGCGGCCGCGAGCGAGGGCATCCAGCACTAG
- a CDS encoding inositol monophosphatase family protein, translating into MSDVGVDESLLKSVAVQVATEAAELVREAWEGMARGRSVVVGTKSADTDVVTAVDHDSERLVRARLAELRPGDPVLGEEGGGTAGDGVTWVVDPIDGTVNFLYGLPWFAVSVAAQVGGESVAGAVVEPASGRVWSAARGQGAFLDGRRLSVSAPARLELTLVGTGFAYSAQRRTRQSRFAAELLGRVRDIRRNGAASLDLCAVAAGWLDAYVEHGLHRWDWAAGALIAAEAGAAVHLPGSAPDLGEDATYAAAPSIADPLRKALVDCGAADV; encoded by the coding sequence ATGTCGGACGTGGGAGTTGACGAGTCGTTGCTGAAAAGCGTCGCGGTGCAGGTCGCGACGGAGGCCGCCGAGCTGGTCCGCGAGGCCTGGGAGGGGATGGCGCGGGGGCGGTCGGTGGTCGTGGGCACGAAGTCCGCGGACACCGACGTGGTGACCGCGGTGGACCACGACTCGGAGCGCCTCGTCCGTGCGCGGCTGGCCGAGCTGCGGCCCGGGGACCCGGTGCTCGGCGAGGAGGGCGGCGGGACCGCCGGCGACGGCGTGACGTGGGTCGTCGACCCGATCGACGGGACGGTCAACTTCCTCTACGGGCTGCCGTGGTTCGCGGTGTCGGTGGCGGCGCAGGTCGGCGGCGAGTCGGTGGCCGGCGCGGTGGTGGAACCGGCGAGCGGCCGGGTCTGGTCGGCCGCACGCGGGCAGGGCGCGTTCCTGGACGGCCGCCGGCTGTCGGTGTCGGCGCCCGCGCGGCTGGAGCTGACGCTCGTCGGGACCGGTTTCGCGTACTCGGCGCAGCGGCGGACGCGGCAGTCGCGCTTCGCGGCCGAGCTGCTGGGCCGGGTCCGGGACATCCGGCGCAACGGGGCGGCGTCGCTGGACCTGTGCGCGGTGGCCGCGGGCTGGCTCGACGCGTACGTGGAGCACGGGTTGCACCGCTGGGACTGGGCCGCGGGAGCGCTGATCGCGGCGGAGGCGGGCGCGGCGGTGCACCTGCCGGGGTCGGCGCCGGACCTGGGCGAGGACGCGACGTACGCGGCGGCGCCGTCGATCGC